A single window of Nematostella vectensis chromosome 4, jaNemVect1.1, whole genome shotgun sequence DNA harbors:
- the LOC5509216 gene encoding uncharacterized protein LOC5509216 isoform X5, which yields MQVHLQSMVNLLRDNDVLRLVVKLETKYYLPGKVRYLAVVSSFSLDDIEESVVLGIDWVDESATIGLVLPLWRDTAIELDGDGGFELSTNSTVHFLKPVSVQTMWTAFQWIHKCSDNARRNNQYPAGTSHSWVKYYENQISSDQTCIKEWFETEENLKIADDSVGISKEDELLRKLLRHKLREVMMTVDLEEVTSRQVRELVEAEVQMDLKQYKQYIDKEMLTIFGQMDSASKIYDHVYLGSEWNASNLEELKENGVEYVLNITKEIDNFFAGTFTYFNIRLWDLEDSNLLPYWDETFKFINQARDKGSKVLVHCKRGISRSASTVIAYGMKEYGTSLNDTMKHVKSRRQCVNPNQGFWKQLITYEGILNSSRHRYNELFNNNKQRSNSEIIRETKRKRRRHGRHKHSTITTTRTPEVDMVINKTKRNSIERDTFGDIITEDSVGEGESDDGGSAGFEDDDEEEEEDGSIMMMRFLRDTSSGDDVFYSWETEDIDSTTPVRSSTPDPDHIGIKEDQSIVNKGEKRRPIHRTNSSPMLRKKVKRKSHKKTLDNSELDRCQSLREMLTGRVAALREDLQGNKGRSTGVKIAKTLSTESAEETCKAGETIEEPVPEREIQLVPLLNEKNELFINDGDEEIFDTGLMEGETPDVGSSEDLHQNVDAHGLSAVKTGTVKRQSRNFEEGKVNLPWEWEKMGPDPASEPKEVITFLLKETTGVQGAPVPEVDPGVVRKHASALEKKYLGVQERESKLSGSDSEIDHGSTESPVSIPPKKLIIPETSFAIESVGKTPQVEQGFVGILDTSAVRRKINEDMHKEKQQRRRLSGEQKIQNMTSTAAGNVKAVEVMEPDLGKSKAAVTLKDSDEEPIKGIVRKHAKGFEERHRGLEVGSNLDQDSSQQLNAETLEALPFIKNTKASKYKANQEPEESKDDFDLDLMLLKVSEDKKKQKLVHQSESLEGNITTVAPLEDKAELDPADRDDWGEGTVDEIPRPGTVRRNTELLLGKSSTKEEAKEELVTVSNVNSDLVHLKSAPSREAVPAQHIVENSGAKVFYFERTVSAEAPSPPGSVKRNKQIFEGKREQNADENIILPEVPQNEEIEAGVKDEEEETSKEDSVLSPTGAVKKQTQLFEGKGEFSSGWTKSSKKEPEIIKVAVGEREADAMSKEDSLQGPTGAVRRQTKLFEGKESLESNFKDEPKSDVSKTSQNDLEVLKAYSSEGEEGSEMTKEESVDTSSVVNVKFHLKLLEEIIRSSNAREQHKHRTNKALAAIEEKRSRIDLQRNKKDSGLFQDNKSQVEFEMESLDEDYVFVPDNDEEDDANTSHDDLLDSLSHSAVSLAIENAQKNLDEEETIASSGHVKRRTLLIEEQLREKGSPVRRHVSLPKSTRPEDRPVVRKRSLSDITVKTRE from the exons ATGCAAGTTCATCTGCAGTCCATGGTTAATCTCTTGCGTGATAATGATGTGCTCAGACTT GTGGTAAAATTAGAGACCAAGTACTATCTTCCCGGCAAAGTGCGCTACCTGGCTGTAGTGTCATCATTCAGCCTGGACGACATTGAGGAGAGTGTAGTTCTCGGGATTGACTGGGTTGATGAAag TGCAACAATCGGACTTGTGTTGCCATTATGGAGAGACACAGCAATAGAGTTGGATGGAGATGG GGGGTTTGAGCTCTCTACAAACTCTACCGTGCATTTTCTCAAGCCTGTCTCTGTGCAGACAATGTG GACTGCATTTCAGTGGATCCACAAGTGCTCTGACAATGCCAGGAGAAATAATCAATACCCTGCAGGTACCTCGCATTCGTGGGTGAAATACTACGAGAACCAAATCAGCTCAGACCAAACTTGCATCAAAGAATG GTTTGAAACTGAAGAAAATCTTAAGATTGCAGATGACTCTGTTGGAATAAG CAAAGAAGATGAACTTCTTAGAAAACTTTTGCGACACAAATTAAGAGAG GTTATGATGACGGTAGATCTTGAAGAAGTCACTAGCAGACAG GTGCGTGAGCTAGTGGAAGCGGAAGTTCAGATGGATCTGAAACAGTACAAGCAATATATTGACAAAGAGATGCTAACCATCTTTGGCCAGATGGACTCGGCTTCTAAAATATATGACCATGTTTATTTG GGATCAGAGTGGAATGCATCCAACTTGGAAGAACTCAAAGAAAATGGAGTTGAATATGTGCTCAACATCACTAAAGAAATTGATAACTTCTTTGCTGGGACGTTCACCTACTTCAACATCAG GTTGTGGGACTTGGAGGACTCGAATCTCCTGCCCTACTGGGACGAAACCTTCAAGTTCATTAATCAAGCCAG GGATAAGGGCTCTAAAGTGCTGGTCCACTGCAAGAGGGGGATTAGCAGATCTGCCTCTACG GTGATAGCATATGGTATGAAGGAGTACGGCACGAGTCTGAATGACACCATGAAGCACGTGAAGTCTCGAAGGCAGTGCGTTAACCCTAATCAGGGATTCTGGAAGCAACTTATTACTTACGAAGGCATTCTTAATTCAAG TCGCCATAGATACAACGAGCtgttcaacaacaacaaacagcGGTCCAACTCGGAAATTATACGGGAAACGAAGCGTAAAAGACGACGGCACGGTCGCCATAAGCACAGCACCATAACAACAACTCGCACTCCAGAGGTCGACATGGTTATCAATAAAACCAAACGTAACTCAATAGAGAGGGATACATTCGGGGATATCATAACTGAGGACTCTGTTGGCGAGGGTgagagtgatgatggtggtagcgCTGGTtttgaggatgatgatgaggaggaggaagaggatGGGTCCATTATGATGATGAGATTCCTAAGGGACACTAGCTCAGGTGACGATGTGTTCTATTCTTGGGAGACTGAAGACATCGATAGCACTACTCCTGTGCGTAGTAGCACGCCTGATCCCGATCATATCGGAATAAAAGAGGATCAGAGCATAGTAAACAAAGGCGAGAAGAGAAGGCCTATTCATCGAACGAACTCTAGTCCTATGCTGCGTAAAAAGGTCAAACGGAAGAGCCATAAGAAGACTTTGGATAACAGCGAGCTTGATAGGTGCCAATCTTTACGGGAGATGTTAACAGGGCGAGTAGCAGCGCTGAGGGAAGACCTACAAGGAAACAAGGGTAGATCAACTGGTGTAAAAATAGCAAAGACTCTTTCAACAGAGAGCGCTGAAGAGACATGTAAAGCAGGTGAGACTATTGAAGAGCCGGTGCCTGAACGGGAAATCCAGCTTGTGCCGCTACTGAACGAGAAAAATGAACTGTTTATTAATGATGGAGACGAGGAGATTTTTGATACGGGATTGATGGAAGGAGAGACCCCTGATGTCGGCAGTTCGGAGGACCTACATCAGAACGTCGATGCTCATGGTTTAAGCGCTGTGAAAACAGGTACAGTGAAACGACAATCTAGAAACTTTGAAGAAGGAAAGGTGAACCTCCCTTGGGAATGGGAGAAAATGGGTCCTGATCCAGCGTCAGAACCAAAGGAAGTAATTACCTTTCTACTAAAAGAGACGACGGGGGTTCAAGGGGCTCCAGTGCCAGAGGTAGATCCTGGGGTAGTCAGGAAGCATGCATCCGCCTTAGAGAAAAAGTACCTTGGGGTGCAAGAGAGGGAATCCAAACTAAGTGGATCTGACTCAGAGATTGACCATGGGAGCACAGAAAGCCCAGTGTCTATACCACCGAAGAAACTGATAATCCCAGAAACATCCTTCGCGATCGAAAGTGTTGGTAAAACACCCCAAGTCGAGCAGGGCTTTGTAGGTATTCTTGATACCAGTGCAGTGCGGCGTAAGATCAACGAAGATATGCACAAAGAGAAGCAACAAAGGCGGCGGCTGAGTGGTGAACAAAAAATACAGAACATGACTTCTACAGCAGCTGGAAATGTTAAAGCTGTTGAGGTCATGGAACCTGACTTAGGAAAGTCGAAAGCGGCGGTGACTTTAAAGGACTCTGATGAGGAGCCTATAAAGGGAATTGTCCGAAAACATGCGAAAGGGTTTGAAGAAAGGCATAGGGGACTAGAAGTTGGTTCAAACCTTGACCAGGATTCTTCGCAGCAGCTGAATGCTGAGACTTTAGAGGCTTTGCCTTTTATCAAGAATACGAAGGCTTCAAAGTACAAAGCGAATCAAGAGCCTGAAGAGTCTAAAGACGATTTCGATTTAGATTTGATGCTCCTGAAAGTCAGTGaagataaaaagaaacaaaagctCGTCCATCAGTCAGAGTCATTGGAGGGAAACATTACGACGGTAGCCCCTTTAGAAGATAAGGCGGAGCTTGATCCAGCTGATCGGGATGACTGGGGAGAAGGAACTGTTGACGAAATTCCTAGACCTGGCACAGTTCGGAGAAATACTGAATTACTTCTTGGAAAATCGTCAACCAAGGAAGAAGCTAAAGAGGAATTGGTGACCGTTTCGAATGTTAACTCAGATTTAGTGCATCTAAAATCAGCACCGAGCCGAGAGGCAGTTCCTGCACAGCATATTGTTGAAAACTCTGGAGCGaaagtgttttattttgaGAGGACAGTTTCCGCTGAAGCTCCGAGCCCTCCGGGATCAGTAAAAAGGAACAAGCAAATCTTTGAAGGGAAAAGGGAACAAAATGCAGATGAGAACATTATATTACCGGAGGTCCCACAGAATGAAGAAATAGAGGCTGGAGTGAAAGACGAGGAGGAGGAAACCTCGAAAGAGGATTCTGTTTTAAGTCCCACTGGAGCAGTAAAAAAACAGACACAACTCTTTGAAGGGAAAGGTGAATTCTCTTCAGGCTGGACCAAAAGTTCGAAAAAGGAACCGGAGATAATAAAAGTAGCAGTTGGGGAAAGAGAAGCGGATGCAATGTCGAAGGAGGACTCTCTTCAAGGGCCCACTGGAGCGGTGAGAAGGCAGACAAAACTCTTTGAGGGTAAAGAGTCGCTTGAAAGTAACTTTAAAGACGAACCAAAATCAGATGTGAGCAAAACGTCCCAAAACGATCTGGAAGTTTTAAAAGCTTATTCCAGCGAGGGAGAGGAGGGGAGTGAAATGACGAAAGAGGAATCCGTTGACACGTCTAGTGTCGTAAACGTGAAGTTTCATTTGAAGTTGCTGGAAGAGATTATTAGATCTTCGAACGCCCGTGAACAACACAAGCATCGCACAAATAAGGCATTAGCTGCCATAGAGGAGAAACGAAGTCGGATAGATCTACAACGGAACAAAAAGGATTCCGGACTATTCCAAGACAATAAATCTCAGGTAGAATTTGAAATGGAATCGTTGGATGAAGACTATGTCTTTGTTCCTGATAACGATGAAGAAGACGACGCGAATACTTCACATGATGACTTGCTGGACAGCCTGAGCCACTCTGCAGTGTCCTTGGCTATAGAAAATGCCCAGAAGAATTTAGATGAAGAAGAAACAATTGCTAGCTCAGGACATGTTAAACGAAGAACCCTCCTAATCGAGGAGCAGCTTCGGGAGAAGGGGTCGCCTGTTCGGAGGCACGTTTCTTTGCCGAAGTCAACCCGACCGGAAGATCGGCCGGTGGTTCGTAAACGATCCCTGTCAGACATTACAGTAAAAACCcgcgagtaa
- the LOC5509216 gene encoding uncharacterized protein LOC5509216 isoform X4, translated as MMWVPLTWILTGSSFEGFFASKGAAFSIPDGDFARKASKHGGEMQVHLQSMVNLLRDNDVLRLVVKLETKYYLPGKVRYLAVVSSFSLDDIEESVVLGIDWVDESATIGLVLPLWRDTAIELDGDGGFELSTNSTVHFLKPVSVQTMWTAFQWIHKCSDNARRNNQYPAGTSHSWVKYYENQISSDQTCIKEWFETEENLKIADDSVGISKEDELLRKLLRHKLREVMMTVDLEEVTSRQVRELVEAEVQMDLKQYKQYIDKEMLTIFGQMDSASKIYDHVYLGSEWNASNLEELKENGVEYVLNITKEIDNFFAGTFTYFNIRLWDLEDSNLLPYWDETFKFINQARDKGSKVLVHCKRGISRSASTVIAYGMKEYGTSLNDTMKHVKSRRQCVNPNQGFWKQLITYEGILNSSRHRYNELFNNNKQRSNSEIIRETKRKRRRHGRHKHSTITTTRTPEVDMVINKTKRNSIERDTFGDIITEDSVGEGESDDGGSAGFEDDDEEEEEDGSIMMMRFLRDTSSGDDVFYSWETEDIDSTTPVRSSTPDPDHIGIKEDQSIVNKGEKRRPIHRTNSSPMLRKKVKRKSHKKTLDNSELDRCQSLREMLTGRVAALREDLQGNKGRSTGVKIAKTLSTESAEETCKAGETIEEPVPEREIQLVPLLNEKNELFINDGDEEIFDTGLMEGETPDVGSSEDLHQNVDAHGLSAVKTGTVKRQSRNFEEGKVNLPWEWEKMGPDPASEPKEVITFLLKETTGVQGAPVPEVDPGVVRKHASALEKKYLGVQERESKLSGSDSEIDHGSTESPVSIPPKKLIIPETSFAIESVGKTPQVEQGFVGILDTSAVRRKINEDMHKEKQQRRRLSGEQKIQNMTSTAAGNVKAVEVMEPDLGKSKAAVTLKDSDEEPIKGIVRKHAKGFEERHRGLEVGSNLDQDSSQQLNAETLEALPFIKNTKASKYKANQEPEESKDDFDLDLMLLKVSEDKKKQKLVHQSESLEGNITTVAPLEDKAELDPADRDDWGEGTVDEIPRPGTVRRNTELLLGKSSTKEEAKEELVTVSNVNSDLVHLKSAPSREAVPAQHIVENSGAKVFYFERTVSAEAPSPPGSVKRNKQIFEGKREQNADENIILPEVPQNEEIEAGVKDEEEETSKEDSVLSPTGAVKKQTQLFEGKGEFSSGWTKSSKKEPEIIKVAVGEREADAMSKEDSLQGPTGAVRRQTKLFEGKESLESNFKDEPKSDVSKTSQNDLEVLKAYSSEGEEGSEMTKEESVDTSSVVNVKFHLKLLEEIIRSSNAREQHKHRTNKALAAIEEKRSRIDLQRNKKDSGLFQDNKSQVEFEMESLDEDYVFVPDNDEEDDANTSHDDLLDSLSHSAVSLAIENAQKNLDEEETIASSGHVKRRTLLIEEQLREKGSPVRRHVSLPKSTRPEDRPVVRKRSLSDITVKTRE; from the exons ATGATGTGGGTGCCCTTGACATGGATCTTAACAGG GTCGAGTTTTGAGGGGTTCTTTGCATCAAAAGGTGCAGCTTTCTCTATTCCTGATGGAGACTTTGCAAGAAAAGCATCTAAACATGGAG GCGAGATGCAAGTTCATCTGCAGTCCATGGTTAATCTCTTGCGTGATAATGATGTGCTCAGACTT GTGGTAAAATTAGAGACCAAGTACTATCTTCCCGGCAAAGTGCGCTACCTGGCTGTAGTGTCATCATTCAGCCTGGACGACATTGAGGAGAGTGTAGTTCTCGGGATTGACTGGGTTGATGAAag TGCAACAATCGGACTTGTGTTGCCATTATGGAGAGACACAGCAATAGAGTTGGATGGAGATGG GGGGTTTGAGCTCTCTACAAACTCTACCGTGCATTTTCTCAAGCCTGTCTCTGTGCAGACAATGTG GACTGCATTTCAGTGGATCCACAAGTGCTCTGACAATGCCAGGAGAAATAATCAATACCCTGCAGGTACCTCGCATTCGTGGGTGAAATACTACGAGAACCAAATCAGCTCAGACCAAACTTGCATCAAAGAATG GTTTGAAACTGAAGAAAATCTTAAGATTGCAGATGACTCTGTTGGAATAAG CAAAGAAGATGAACTTCTTAGAAAACTTTTGCGACACAAATTAAGAGAG GTTATGATGACGGTAGATCTTGAAGAAGTCACTAGCAGACAG GTGCGTGAGCTAGTGGAAGCGGAAGTTCAGATGGATCTGAAACAGTACAAGCAATATATTGACAAAGAGATGCTAACCATCTTTGGCCAGATGGACTCGGCTTCTAAAATATATGACCATGTTTATTTG GGATCAGAGTGGAATGCATCCAACTTGGAAGAACTCAAAGAAAATGGAGTTGAATATGTGCTCAACATCACTAAAGAAATTGATAACTTCTTTGCTGGGACGTTCACCTACTTCAACATCAG GTTGTGGGACTTGGAGGACTCGAATCTCCTGCCCTACTGGGACGAAACCTTCAAGTTCATTAATCAAGCCAG GGATAAGGGCTCTAAAGTGCTGGTCCACTGCAAGAGGGGGATTAGCAGATCTGCCTCTACG GTGATAGCATATGGTATGAAGGAGTACGGCACGAGTCTGAATGACACCATGAAGCACGTGAAGTCTCGAAGGCAGTGCGTTAACCCTAATCAGGGATTCTGGAAGCAACTTATTACTTACGAAGGCATTCTTAATTCAAG TCGCCATAGATACAACGAGCtgttcaacaacaacaaacagcGGTCCAACTCGGAAATTATACGGGAAACGAAGCGTAAAAGACGACGGCACGGTCGCCATAAGCACAGCACCATAACAACAACTCGCACTCCAGAGGTCGACATGGTTATCAATAAAACCAAACGTAACTCAATAGAGAGGGATACATTCGGGGATATCATAACTGAGGACTCTGTTGGCGAGGGTgagagtgatgatggtggtagcgCTGGTtttgaggatgatgatgaggaggaggaagaggatGGGTCCATTATGATGATGAGATTCCTAAGGGACACTAGCTCAGGTGACGATGTGTTCTATTCTTGGGAGACTGAAGACATCGATAGCACTACTCCTGTGCGTAGTAGCACGCCTGATCCCGATCATATCGGAATAAAAGAGGATCAGAGCATAGTAAACAAAGGCGAGAAGAGAAGGCCTATTCATCGAACGAACTCTAGTCCTATGCTGCGTAAAAAGGTCAAACGGAAGAGCCATAAGAAGACTTTGGATAACAGCGAGCTTGATAGGTGCCAATCTTTACGGGAGATGTTAACAGGGCGAGTAGCAGCGCTGAGGGAAGACCTACAAGGAAACAAGGGTAGATCAACTGGTGTAAAAATAGCAAAGACTCTTTCAACAGAGAGCGCTGAAGAGACATGTAAAGCAGGTGAGACTATTGAAGAGCCGGTGCCTGAACGGGAAATCCAGCTTGTGCCGCTACTGAACGAGAAAAATGAACTGTTTATTAATGATGGAGACGAGGAGATTTTTGATACGGGATTGATGGAAGGAGAGACCCCTGATGTCGGCAGTTCGGAGGACCTACATCAGAACGTCGATGCTCATGGTTTAAGCGCTGTGAAAACAGGTACAGTGAAACGACAATCTAGAAACTTTGAAGAAGGAAAGGTGAACCTCCCTTGGGAATGGGAGAAAATGGGTCCTGATCCAGCGTCAGAACCAAAGGAAGTAATTACCTTTCTACTAAAAGAGACGACGGGGGTTCAAGGGGCTCCAGTGCCAGAGGTAGATCCTGGGGTAGTCAGGAAGCATGCATCCGCCTTAGAGAAAAAGTACCTTGGGGTGCAAGAGAGGGAATCCAAACTAAGTGGATCTGACTCAGAGATTGACCATGGGAGCACAGAAAGCCCAGTGTCTATACCACCGAAGAAACTGATAATCCCAGAAACATCCTTCGCGATCGAAAGTGTTGGTAAAACACCCCAAGTCGAGCAGGGCTTTGTAGGTATTCTTGATACCAGTGCAGTGCGGCGTAAGATCAACGAAGATATGCACAAAGAGAAGCAACAAAGGCGGCGGCTGAGTGGTGAACAAAAAATACAGAACATGACTTCTACAGCAGCTGGAAATGTTAAAGCTGTTGAGGTCATGGAACCTGACTTAGGAAAGTCGAAAGCGGCGGTGACTTTAAAGGACTCTGATGAGGAGCCTATAAAGGGAATTGTCCGAAAACATGCGAAAGGGTTTGAAGAAAGGCATAGGGGACTAGAAGTTGGTTCAAACCTTGACCAGGATTCTTCGCAGCAGCTGAATGCTGAGACTTTAGAGGCTTTGCCTTTTATCAAGAATACGAAGGCTTCAAAGTACAAAGCGAATCAAGAGCCTGAAGAGTCTAAAGACGATTTCGATTTAGATTTGATGCTCCTGAAAGTCAGTGaagataaaaagaaacaaaagctCGTCCATCAGTCAGAGTCATTGGAGGGAAACATTACGACGGTAGCCCCTTTAGAAGATAAGGCGGAGCTTGATCCAGCTGATCGGGATGACTGGGGAGAAGGAACTGTTGACGAAATTCCTAGACCTGGCACAGTTCGGAGAAATACTGAATTACTTCTTGGAAAATCGTCAACCAAGGAAGAAGCTAAAGAGGAATTGGTGACCGTTTCGAATGTTAACTCAGATTTAGTGCATCTAAAATCAGCACCGAGCCGAGAGGCAGTTCCTGCACAGCATATTGTTGAAAACTCTGGAGCGaaagtgttttattttgaGAGGACAGTTTCCGCTGAAGCTCCGAGCCCTCCGGGATCAGTAAAAAGGAACAAGCAAATCTTTGAAGGGAAAAGGGAACAAAATGCAGATGAGAACATTATATTACCGGAGGTCCCACAGAATGAAGAAATAGAGGCTGGAGTGAAAGACGAGGAGGAGGAAACCTCGAAAGAGGATTCTGTTTTAAGTCCCACTGGAGCAGTAAAAAAACAGACACAACTCTTTGAAGGGAAAGGTGAATTCTCTTCAGGCTGGACCAAAAGTTCGAAAAAGGAACCGGAGATAATAAAAGTAGCAGTTGGGGAAAGAGAAGCGGATGCAATGTCGAAGGAGGACTCTCTTCAAGGGCCCACTGGAGCGGTGAGAAGGCAGACAAAACTCTTTGAGGGTAAAGAGTCGCTTGAAAGTAACTTTAAAGACGAACCAAAATCAGATGTGAGCAAAACGTCCCAAAACGATCTGGAAGTTTTAAAAGCTTATTCCAGCGAGGGAGAGGAGGGGAGTGAAATGACGAAAGAGGAATCCGTTGACACGTCTAGTGTCGTAAACGTGAAGTTTCATTTGAAGTTGCTGGAAGAGATTATTAGATCTTCGAACGCCCGTGAACAACACAAGCATCGCACAAATAAGGCATTAGCTGCCATAGAGGAGAAACGAAGTCGGATAGATCTACAACGGAACAAAAAGGATTCCGGACTATTCCAAGACAATAAATCTCAGGTAGAATTTGAAATGGAATCGTTGGATGAAGACTATGTCTTTGTTCCTGATAACGATGAAGAAGACGACGCGAATACTTCACATGATGACTTGCTGGACAGCCTGAGCCACTCTGCAGTGTCCTTGGCTATAGAAAATGCCCAGAAGAATTTAGATGAAGAAGAAACAATTGCTAGCTCAGGACATGTTAAACGAAGAACCCTCCTAATCGAGGAGCAGCTTCGGGAGAAGGGGTCGCCTGTTCGGAGGCACGTTTCTTTGCCGAAGTCAACCCGACCGGAAGATCGGCCGGTGGTTCGTAAACGATCCCTGTCAGACATTACAGTAAAAACCcgcgagtaa